The following proteins are co-located in the Fructilactobacillus carniphilus genome:
- a CDS encoding KxYKxGKxW signal peptide domain-containing protein, with translation MEKNEKHKQNLNRLVHENGKIHYKMYKDGKKWVFAGITMMGGILGAGATVNAAHADTTSGAGNNPSKEANKDVLAGNDSATIPSTSANDSIANNNSKQDSQAHLDKVSASMSEALSTSTSASHSTSASNSVKSSSKQDSQSKSDKASNNEALTASNMNSQSNSNSTNATIKNSANNDLIDSQAQSRIANKQGSASGIIRSSQVSDSGFNSTVTSNSVTNYNEEQNAYNDIKKQAPKDAVVTINVDNKIANIGLPTNVAPSAAVLSAVTNAGNQHDLKTNFLYLTATANKQDTLHVSPDPDKGRDDFNKSVESGATSKTPSSVTVLTPDQIINNDQYKNQAIKDGTYANVTDFAGLKQAWENNKIRYIDIHNDITPSDGITLNNRENGNDIIINGNNHNVDLGANGFKVQGNQAQSTNVTLSNMMIKQGFSDNVSESESLVYANSANQLIVNVNNIHLTSSSNGKYPVRAIYGEGAKVTFSGNNIFDVTSEVTRGVGRVEIADNANVTLNRKDNSNNTTAAVITPDGEFNFSTVAPEGSVGYGNELKIGDGASNAAYTVEGSVATQSPVTGQIAKMNVGNSVTWTQKGFQGFINGTQATVYPNAEFIFGQSFKLYAPITVYPGSITLMGNQKVIFNAGSLIDIRQVSDGSIIRLNDKSSIRFISPKSLHLAIIDKDGNPGTTTEGIISGTGKFTMNNSKMITWDRTNSKANMPQGQASMSFDTLSVENGTKTMEGLDGSSGSGFAIISNYTRELETDNASVGPIEIQYVDRNGNVIRTTTMQRSSDDYIGKYVPLNSDEYVNKEMPEHYMWALGDQVPSSAKSDAQSGGDPTNMEDNGDDTGQAGIAILPRGSKKYVYKIYVYGKPNPNVTYQYIDVMTGKPVLVTGENSEQENVLSKHQPANYGNTINWTDPYYTQENAPDSYHYATGEELKGNKQPTSTFVTEDAINVKIYVYSNNYPSQSTSASMSDSASSKESISTSTSSSTSTSVSSSDSLSTSTSSSDSLSASVSSSDSLSTSTSSSDSLSTSVSNSDSLSTSTSSSDSLSTSTSSSDSLSTSVSSSDSLSTSTSSSDSLSTSISASDSLSQSESNSNASDSDSTSVSSSDSLSTSTSSSDSLSTSVSNSDSLSTSTSSSDSLSTSVSSSDSLSTSTSSSDSLSTSVSNSDSLSTSISSSDSLSTSVSNSDSLSTSTSSSDSLSTSISASDSLSQSESNSNASDSDSTSTSSSDSLSTSVSNSDSLSTSTSSSDSLSTSVSSSDSLSTSTSSSDSLSTSVSNSDSLSTSTSSSDSLSTSVSSSDSLSTSTSSSDSLSTSVSNSDSLSTSTSSSDSLSTSVSSSDSLSTSTSSSDSLSTSVSNSDSFSTSTSSSDSLSTSVSNSDSLSTSTSSSDSLSTSVSSSDSLSTSTSSSDSLSTSVSSSDSLSTSTSSSDSLSTSVSNSDSLSTSTSSSDSLSTSVSSSDSLSTSTSSSDSLSTSVSNSDSFSTSTSSSDSLSTSVSNSDSLSTSTSSSDSLSTSVSSSDSLSTSTSSSDSLSTSVSNSDSLSTSTSSSDSLSTSVSSSDSLSTSTSSSDSLSTSVSNSDSFSTSTSSSDSLSTSVSSSDSLSTSTSSSDSFSTSVSNSDSLSTSTSSSDSLSTSVSNSDSLSTSTSSSDSLSTSVSSSDSLSTSTSSSDSLSTSVSNSDSLSTSTSSSDSLSTSVSNSDSLSTSTSSSDSLSTSVSSSDSLSTSTSSSDSLSTSVSSSDSLSTSTSSSDSLSNSDSLSTSTSSSDSLSTSVSISDSLSTSVSNSDSLSTSTSSSDSLSTSVSNSDSLSTSTSSSDSLSTSVSNSNSLSTSTSSSDSLSTSVSNSDSLSTSTSSSDSLSTSVSNSDSLSTSTSSSDSLSTSVSNSDSLSTSTSSSDSLSTSVSNSDSLSTSTSSSDSLSTSVSISDSLSTSTSSSDSLSTSVSSSDSLSTSTSTSVSASDSLNGSNNSNGSNVSANGYEVNSGKKVEKQSKLPQAGDQSNNFTLLGLLTMLLAGIGIKLRKRNEK, from the coding sequence ATGGAGAAGAATGAAAAGCATAAGCAAAATCTTAATCGTCTAGTCCATGAAAATGGAAAGATACATTATAAAATGTATAAGGACGGTAAGAAATGGGTTTTTGCTGGAATTACCATGATGGGTGGGATTTTAGGTGCCGGAGCTACAGTTAATGCTGCGCATGCGGATACAACTAGTGGTGCGGGGAACAATCCTAGTAAAGAAGCAAATAAGGATGTTTTAGCTGGAAATGATTCTGCTACGATTCCTTCTACTTCAGCCAATGATTCTATTGCTAATAACAATAGTAAACAAGACTCACAAGCACATTTAGATAAAGTTTCAGCTAGTATGAGTGAAGCACTATCTACATCAACAAGTGCCAGTCATTCGACTTCAGCTAGTAATTCTGTTAAAAGTAGTAGTAAACAAGATTCCCAATCCAAATCTGATAAGGCTAGCAATAATGAAGCTTTGACAGCTTCAAATATGAACAGTCAATCAAACTCAAATAGTACGAATGCAACGATCAAGAATTCTGCAAATAATGATTTGATTGATTCGCAAGCTCAATCTAGGATTGCTAATAAACAAGGTTCTGCATCAGGAATTATTAGAAGTAGCCAAGTAAGTGATAGCGGATTCAATTCTACTGTTACTTCAAATTCAGTTACAAATTATAATGAGGAGCAGAATGCATACAATGACATTAAAAAGCAAGCACCTAAAGATGCTGTGGTTACTATTAATGTCGATAATAAGATTGCTAACATTGGTCTACCAACTAATGTTGCTCCAAGTGCGGCAGTCTTATCAGCCGTTACAAATGCTGGAAATCAACATGATTTAAAGACCAACTTCCTATACTTGACAGCAACTGCAAACAAACAAGATACATTACATGTTTCACCTGATCCAGATAAAGGTCGGGATGACTTTAATAAAAGTGTAGAGTCTGGAGCAACTTCTAAAACTCCAAGTTCAGTGACTGTTTTAACTCCTGATCAAATTATTAATAATGATCAGTACAAGAATCAGGCAATTAAGGATGGTACATACGCAAATGTAACCGATTTTGCTGGATTAAAACAAGCTTGGGAAAATAACAAAATTCGTTACATTGATATTCATAATGACATCACTCCTAGTGATGGAATAACTTTAAATAACCGGGAAAATGGCAATGATATTATCATCAATGGTAATAATCATAATGTTGATCTTGGTGCCAATGGATTTAAGGTTCAAGGGAATCAAGCACAATCAACTAATGTTACTTTATCTAACATGATGATTAAACAAGGATTCAGCGATAATGTTAGTGAATCTGAATCATTAGTTTATGCTAATAGTGCAAATCAACTAATTGTGAATGTTAATAATATTCATTTAACTAGTTCTTCTAATGGAAAGTATCCGGTTCGGGCCATCTATGGTGAAGGAGCAAAGGTAACTTTCTCTGGAAACAATATTTTTGATGTTACTAGCGAAGTAACTCGTGGGGTTGGTAGAGTAGAAATTGCTGACAATGCGAATGTTACTTTAAATAGAAAAGATAATAGCAATAATACTACTGCTGCTGTTATAACCCCAGATGGAGAGTTTAACTTTAGTACCGTAGCTCCAGAGGGCAGCGTTGGTTATGGTAATGAATTAAAGATTGGAGACGGGGCATCTAATGCCGCTTATACAGTTGAAGGTTCTGTTGCCACTCAATCTCCAGTTACTGGTCAAATTGCTAAGATGAACGTTGGTAATAGTGTTACTTGGACGCAAAAAGGATTCCAAGGATTTATTAATGGGACTCAAGCTACGGTATATCCAAATGCTGAATTTATTTTTGGACAAAGCTTTAAGTTATATGCTCCAATCACGGTTTATCCTGGTTCAATTACTTTGATGGGGAACCAAAAAGTAATCTTTAACGCTGGTTCATTAATTGATATTAGACAAGTTTCAGATGGTTCAATCATTCGTTTGAATGATAAGTCTAGCATTCGATTTATTTCACCTAAGTCTTTACATTTGGCAATCATTGATAAAGATGGTAACCCTGGAACTACCACCGAAGGAATTATTTCTGGTACCGGTAAATTTACCATGAATAACTCTAAGATGATTACTTGGGATAGAACTAATTCCAAGGCCAACATGCCACAAGGACAAGCTTCAATGTCGTTTGACACGTTATCAGTTGAAAATGGAACTAAGACCATGGAAGGATTAGACGGTTCTTCTGGTAGTGGATTTGCAATTATCAGTAACTATACTCGAGAACTAGAAACAGATAATGCTTCTGTTGGTCCGATTGAAATTCAATATGTAGATCGAAATGGTAATGTAATTAGAACAACGACGATGCAACGCTCCAGTGATGATTACATTGGTAAGTACGTTCCTTTGAATAGTGATGAATACGTTAATAAGGAAATGCCAGAACACTACATGTGGGCACTCGGTGATCAAGTTCCAAGTTCTGCCAAGAGTGATGCTCAAAGTGGTGGGGACCCCACGAATATGGAAGATAACGGTGATGATACCGGTCAAGCTGGGATAGCAATTTTACCTCGTGGAAGTAAAAAATATGTTTACAAAATCTACGTTTATGGTAAACCCAATCCAAACGTTACCTACCAGTACATTGATGTAATGACTGGTAAACCAGTTCTAGTTACCGGTGAAAATTCTGAACAAGAAAATGTTCTTTCGAAGCATCAACCAGCAAACTATGGAAACACGATTAACTGGACCGATCCTTACTATACTCAAGAAAATGCCCCAGATAGCTATCATTATGCAACTGGCGAAGAGCTAAAGGGGAATAAACAACCTACTTCAACTTTTGTTACTGAAGATGCCATTAACGTTAAGATTTACGTTTACTCTAACAATTATCCATCACAATCTACTTCAGCAAGCATGAGTGATTCAGCAAGTTCTAAAGAAAGTATTTCTACAAGTACTAGTTCATCAACGAGCACTTCCGTAAGTAGTTCTGATAGTCTAAGTACGTCAACAAGTTCGTCTGACAGTTTGAGTGCATCTGTAAGTAGTTCTGATAGTCTAAGTACGTCAACAAGTTCGTCTGACAGTTTGAGTACATCTGTAAGTAATTCGGATAGCTTGAGTACATCAACAAGTTCATCAGACAGCTTAAGTACGTCGACTAGTTCGTCCGATAGTTTAAGCACTTCCGTAAGCAGTTCAGATAGCTTGAGTACGTCAACAAGTTCGTCCGATAGTCTAAGTACTTCAATTAGTGCCTCTGACAGCTTGAGTCAATCGGAAAGTAATAGTAATGCTAGCGATTCTGACAGTACATCAGTTAGCTCTTCCGATAGTCTAAGTACGTCAACAAGTTCATCCGATAGTTTGAGCACTTCTGTAAGCAATTCGGATAGTCTAAGTACGTCAACAAGTTCATCCGATAGTTTGAGCACTTCCGTAAGCAGTTCAGATAGCTTGAGTACGTCAACAAGTTCGTCTGACAGTTTGAGTACATCTGTAAGTAATTCGGATAGCTTGAGTACATCAATAAGTTCATCAGATAGTTTAAGTACTTCCGTAAGTAATTCGGATAGCTTAAGTACGTCAACAAGTTCGTCCGATAGTCTAAGTACTTCAATTAGTGCCTCTGACAGCTTGAGTCAATCGGAAAGTAATAGTAATGCTAGCGATTCTGACAGTACATCGACTAGCTCTTCCGATAGTTTGAGTACATCTGTAAGCAATTCGGATAGTCTAAGTACGTCAACAAGTTCATCCGATAGTTTGAGCACTTCCGTAAGTAGTTCGGATAGCTTAAGTACGTCAACAAGTTCGTCTGACAGTTTGAGTACATCTGTAAGCAATTCGGATAGCTTGAGTACATCAACAAGTTCATCAGATAGTTTAAGTACTTCCGTAAGTAGTTCGGATAGCTTAAGTACGTCAACAAGTTCATCAGATAGTTTGAGCACTTCCGTAAGTAATTCAGATAGCTTGAGTACTTCGACTAGTTCTTCCGATAGTTTAAGCACTTCCGTAAGTAGCTCTGATAGCTTAAGTACGTCAACAAGTTCATCAGATAGTTTAAGTACATCTGTAAGTAATTCGGATAGCTTTAGTACATCGACTAGTTCGTCCGATAGTTTGAGCACTTCTGTAAGCAATTCGGATAGCTTGAGTACATCAACAAGTTCATCAGATAGTTTAAGTACTTCCGTAAGTAGTTCGGATAGCTTAAGTACGTCAACAAGTTCATCAGATAGTTTAAGTACTTCCGTAAGTAGTTCGGATAGCTTAAGTACGTCAACAAGTTCATCAGATAGTTTGAGCACTTCCGTAAGTAATTCAGATAGCTTGAGTACTTCGACTAGTTCTTCCGATAGTTTAAGCACTTCCGTAAGTAGCTCTGATAGCTTAAGTACGTCAACAAGTTCATCAGATAGTTTAAGTACATCTGTAAGTAATTCGGATAGCTTTAGTACATCGACTAGTTCGTCCGATAGTTTGAGCACTTCTGTAAGCAATTCGGATAGCTTGAGTACATCAACAAGTTCATCAGATAGTTTAAGTACTTCCGTAAGTAGTTCGGATAGCTTAAGTACGTCAACAAGTTCATCAGATAGTTTGAGCACTTCCGTAAGTAATTCAGATAGCTTGAGTACTTCGACTAGTTCTTCCGATAGTTTAAGCACTTCCGTAAGTAGCTCTGATAGCTTAAGTACGTCAACAAGTTCATCAGATAGTTTAAGTACATCTGTAAGTAATTCGGATAGCTTTAGTACATCGACTAGTTCGTCCGATAGTTTGAGCACTTCTGTAAGTAGTTCAGATAGCTTGAGTACGTCGACTAGTTCTTCCGATAGTTTTAGTACATCTGTAAGCAATTCGGATAGCTTGAGTACGTCGACTAGTTCGTCTGACAGTTTAAGTACATCTGTAAGCAATTCGGATAGTCTAAGTACATCGACTAGTTCGTCCGATAGTTTGAGCACTTCTGTAAGCAGCTCTGATAGTCTAAGTACATCGACTAGTTCGTCCGATAGTTTGAGTACATCTGTAAGCAATTCGGATAGCTTGAGTACGTCGACTAGTTCGTCTGACAGTTTAAGTACATCTGTAAGCAATTCGGATAGTCTAAGTACATCGACTAGTTCGTCCGATAGTTTGAGTACTTCCGTAAGTAGTTCAGATAGCTTGAGTACATCAACTAGTTCGTCTGACAGTTTGAGCACTTCTGTAAGCAGCTCTGATAGTTTGAGTACGTCGACTAGTTCGTCTGACAGTTTAAGTAATTCAGATAGCTTAAGTACGTCGACTAGTTCGTCAGATAGTTTAAGTACATCTGTAAGTATTTCTGATAGTTTGAGTACTTCCGTAAGTAATTCAGATAGCTTGAGTACGTCGACTAGTTCATCAGATAGTTTGAGTACATCTGTAAGCAATTCGGATAGCCTAAGTACGTCAACAAGTTCATCCGATAGTTTGAGTACTTCTGTAAGCAATTCGAATAGTCTAAGTACGTCAACAAGTTCATCCGATAGTTTGAGCACATCTGTAAGCAATTCGGATAGTCTAAGTACGTCAACAAGTTCATCCGATAGTTTAAGTACATCTGTAAGCAATTCGGATAGCTTGAGTACATCGACTAGTTCGTCCGACAGTTTAAGTACATCTGTAAGCAATTCGGATAGCTTAAGTACATCAACAAGTTCGTCTGACAGTTTAAGTACATCTGTAAGCAATTCGGATAGCTTGAGTACATCAACAAGTTCGTCTGACAGTTTAAGTACTTCTGTAAGTATCTCGGATAGTCTAAGTACATCAACAAGTTCATCCGATAGTTTAAGTACATCTGTAAGTAGCTCTGATAGTTTGAGTACTTCAACAAGTACCTCAGTAAGTGCTTCCGATAGTTTAAACGGTTCAAATAATTCCAATGGTAGTAACGTTTCAGCTAACGGTTATGAAGTAAATAGTGGTAAGAAAGTAGAAAAACAATCTAAATTACCACAAGCTGGTGATCAATCAAATAACTTTACATTATTAGGGTTGTTGACAATGTTATTGGCTGGAATTGGAATCAAGCTTCGGAAACGTAATGAAAAATAG
- a CDS encoding glycosyltransferase has product MQTKSNVPPMNFFVNRAMGVGNSGIEHAEFYRAHRFDEAHLPYRLVFVQLIKNLHEAMDKWHLKNQQVVNMYEYFVLGERYLTDGVQQFYEYQDRQVADKHGVPLLLETITSSGIHIVETMIRYQKPQDLFMASKVELFEQATGDRKVTFNFYRTNHQQTVIRNIHLFKQNGKHLFFWNEIQVQRYFFAQLDLAFGSKSNWFLDRGEESEVALFYPKFPNSKVIEMVHADHLSDRNDPNHPLWNNYYEYSLTHLDQIDLVISATEIQTQDFLKDFPNDKHKFITIPVGGVSDNHKPIKPKWHPGKQLHLVTASRLAGEKHIDIAVRAVAKIKQQGYDVTFDIYGIGSQNKIISDIIATSSAGDYIHLKGFSSELEKVYPKYDAFLTASFSEGFGLSTVEALNAGLPVIGYNARFGSLEMIHDGQNGFLEPFKVGDDNLYFNVNSLARGIKRLLDCDYPQVCQATQTTMEQFRHREITRKWEEVVHALRISE; this is encoded by the coding sequence ATGCAGACTAAATCCAACGTCCCACCAATGAATTTTTTTGTAAATCGAGCAATGGGAGTCGGTAATTCTGGAATTGAACATGCTGAATTTTACCGAGCTCATCGCTTTGACGAGGCTCATTTACCGTATCGCTTGGTGTTTGTTCAATTAATTAAAAACTTGCACGAAGCGATGGATAAATGGCATTTGAAAAATCAACAAGTAGTTAATATGTATGAATATTTCGTGTTGGGAGAACGTTATTTAACGGATGGAGTTCAACAATTTTATGAATATCAAGATCGTCAGGTTGCTGATAAGCATGGGGTTCCACTCTTGTTAGAAACAATCACGAGTTCCGGAATTCATATTGTTGAAACGATGATTCGCTACCAAAAACCCCAAGACTTATTTATGGCTTCTAAAGTTGAACTTTTTGAACAAGCTACGGGAGATCGAAAGGTTACCTTTAATTTTTACCGGACTAACCATCAGCAAACCGTAATTCGGAATATTCACCTGTTTAAGCAAAATGGAAAACATTTATTCTTCTGGAATGAAATTCAAGTGCAACGATATTTCTTTGCTCAGCTCGATCTGGCGTTTGGTTCTAAAAGTAATTGGTTCTTGGACCGGGGGGAGGAAAGTGAAGTAGCCCTTTTTTACCCTAAATTTCCCAATAGTAAGGTTATTGAAATGGTGCATGCGGATCACTTGTCCGATCGAAATGATCCTAACCATCCTTTATGGAATAACTATTATGAATATTCCTTAACCCATTTAGACCAAATTGATTTGGTGATTTCTGCAACAGAAATCCAAACCCAAGACTTTCTCAAGGATTTCCCCAATGATAAGCATAAATTTATTACCATTCCTGTCGGTGGAGTTAGCGACAATCACAAGCCCATTAAACCAAAGTGGCATCCTGGAAAACAACTTCACCTAGTGACGGCCTCACGGCTAGCTGGTGAAAAACATATTGATATTGCAGTTCGTGCTGTTGCTAAAATCAAACAACAAGGGTATGACGTCACTTTTGATATTTATGGGATAGGAAGTCAAAATAAGATTATTAGTGACATAATTGCCACTTCATCAGCTGGAGATTACATTCACCTCAAAGGATTTTCAAGTGAATTGGAAAAAGTCTATCCTAAGTATGATGCTTTTTTAACTGCATCATTTTCTGAAGGATTTGGGTTATCAACCGTTGAAGCTTTGAACGCTGGATTACCCGTGATTGGATATAATGCTCGGTTTGGCTCATTAGAAATGATTCACGATGGCCAAAATGGATTCTTAGAACCATTTAAAGTTGGAGACGATAATTTATACTTCAACGTAAATAGTTTGGCTAGGGGGATTAAACGGTTGCTAGATTGCGATTACCCCCAAGTTTGTCAAGCAACGCAGACCACAATGGAACAATTTCGCCATCGTGAAATTACACGGAAATGGGAGGAAGTCGTTCATGCACTACGAATTAGTGAATAA
- the asp3 gene encoding accessory Sec system protein Asp3 translates to MDSECTILTWGQALNAAETHGALVNYEMDGVEISAPMLPPGTDLYTWRSQQSFDVTRSQGALPLLEVKKEYQLISKIRMNPEQSIYFKINTYDRNQHLVKEFILDESNPTFRYPETAQSYEISLVMKANHDFTFHWVALMPVDVIKRMRLSVSNDLNATWVQDQHPNMIALYLGRRDSESWLIPIKPHQTTVVVRLSPTELNDLSLAKSVLQKLITSIQRENTLELPLMINGYGYPMPQLIKMVNELIISAKKDR, encoded by the coding sequence ATGGATAGTGAATGTACAATTTTAACTTGGGGGCAAGCTTTAAACGCTGCTGAAACGCACGGGGCTCTCGTTAATTATGAAATGGATGGAGTTGAAATTTCAGCCCCCATGCTTCCTCCGGGAACTGATTTATATACGTGGAGATCACAGCAAAGCTTTGATGTGACCCGTTCTCAAGGAGCATTGCCACTCTTAGAAGTAAAAAAGGAATATCAACTAATTAGTAAAATTAGGATGAATCCCGAACAATCAATTTATTTTAAAATTAATACTTATGACCGTAATCAGCACTTGGTTAAAGAATTTATATTAGACGAATCCAATCCTACTTTTCGGTATCCAGAAACAGCGCAATCGTATGAAATTTCGCTAGTTATGAAGGCTAACCATGATTTTACCTTTCATTGGGTAGCACTAATGCCAGTTGACGTCATTAAAAGAATGCGTTTGTCAGTAAGTAATGATTTAAATGCAACGTGGGTTCAGGATCAACATCCCAATATGATTGCTTTGTACCTTGGTCGGAGAGATTCTGAGAGTTGGTTGATTCCAATAAAACCACATCAAACTACGGTAGTCGTAAGATTATCTCCGACTGAACTTAATGACTTATCGCTTGCCAAGTCCGTGCTACAAAAGTTAATTACCAGCATTCAGAGGGAAAATACATTGGAATTACCACTTATGATTAATGGTTATGGATATCCAATGCCTCAGCTAATTAAAATGGTAAATGAATTGATTATAAGTGCAAAAAAGGATAGATAA